The proteins below are encoded in one region of Syntrophorhabdales bacterium:
- a CDS encoding MFS transporter, translating to MARFDTLRGRALAFLLFVWFLWFMNFMGRTVLSPILPLIEDEFHVLHARATSIFLFIGVGYGASVFFSGVYARLVGPRKSVCMSLSFLGLACVAASLVKTFDLFYPIGILLGLATGMYLPAAIPLLTEYYDQKLWGRVIAVHDSGAALSMTAIPFIAVILLLILPWRYMLDAIAGAYFLSAAIFYFVSEEVTVGGKSTYFPSQVLKSKSLWLIGIIWIFMAGATMGLYFVVPLYLSKELSLSIKYANTVFGISRIGAAVIGITAGFLVDRFRARKIAFVLVLLTGIFTALVAIKDLWWLKIFLFVQASVAAGFPPVSLVAVSRMCERETRGQAVGFIVTLGVIGTAVIPYFLGLCGDLVSFRLGFLVLGIATALSSGLYYFVKGLEERVQP from the coding sequence GTGGCACGGTTCGACACATTGCGAGGAAGAGCACTCGCATTCCTTCTCTTCGTCTGGTTCCTCTGGTTCATGAATTTCATGGGGAGAACGGTGCTGTCGCCCATACTGCCCCTCATCGAGGACGAATTCCACGTCCTGCACGCGCGGGCAACCAGTATCTTTCTCTTCATCGGTGTGGGCTACGGCGCTTCGGTTTTCTTTTCCGGAGTCTATGCGAGGCTGGTCGGCCCGAGAAAATCGGTCTGTATGTCGCTCTCATTTCTTGGACTGGCATGCGTTGCAGCATCGCTGGTCAAGACGTTCGATCTGTTCTATCCAATAGGTATTCTCCTTGGTCTTGCCACCGGCATGTATCTGCCCGCTGCCATACCGCTTCTGACCGAGTACTATGATCAAAAACTCTGGGGCAGAGTAATTGCCGTCCATGACTCGGGCGCTGCGCTGAGCATGACCGCCATCCCTTTCATCGCGGTCATTCTTTTGTTGATCTTGCCATGGCGGTACATGCTGGATGCCATTGCAGGAGCATATTTTCTGTCTGCCGCAATCTTTTACTTTGTCTCGGAAGAAGTGACGGTCGGCGGAAAGAGCACGTATTTCCCAAGCCAGGTCCTGAAGTCAAAATCCCTCTGGCTTATCGGGATAATCTGGATTTTCATGGCAGGGGCGACGATGGGCCTCTACTTCGTGGTGCCGCTCTATTTGTCCAAGGAACTCTCGCTCAGCATTAAATACGCCAACACGGTTTTCGGCATCTCGCGAATAGGAGCGGCCGTGATCGGCATCACGGCAGGGTTCCTCGTTGACCGTTTTCGCGCCAGGAAGATCGCTTTCGTGCTGGTTCTTTTGACGGGCATATTCACAGCGCTGGTAGCGATCAAAGACCTGTGGTGGCTGAAAATATTTCTATTTGTTCAGGCCAGTGTGGCGGCAGGATTCCCGCCTGTTTCTCTCGTGGCTGTTTCAAGAATGTGCGAGCGCGAAACACGCGGGCAGGCAGTCGGTTTCATTGTGACACTCGGTGTGATCGGCACCGCTGTGATTCCTTACTTCCTGGGCCTCTGCGGGGATCTGGTCAGCTTCAGGCTCGGTTTTCTGGTGCTCGGCATCGCTACTGCGCTCTCATCCGGTCTTTATTACTTTGTCAAAGGATTGGAGGAGCGAGTGCAACCGTGA
- a CDS encoding MFS transporter, whose translation MKKFDSLRGKAFFFLMFIWFVWFMTFTARSIFSPVLPLIEDEFVVTHGRAASILAVSGIGYGLSLFFAGTVASFLGPKKSILLSTILSGVTMLLFSLARTFEVYYVLAFILGVALGVYMPSVMPLITDHYEERLWSKAIGIHGSAPSVSVFSAPFIALGILSLLPWRAVFVLPGIVFLLCGLLFYFVTDEVTLGKEKHFFIGSLLKQRAIWVMGILWIFSAGANIGLYLVIPLYLVKELSLNIDYANTIFGFSRLGGAILTIVSGFFVDRFSLKRACFFLVASTGILTMLLAISSVRWTPLFLFLQACISPTFFLVGFVALAKLFDRDQRGHATGFVVSIGILGTGVVPYVVGLSGDYWSFRIGIFLVGMFTALSSGLLYTLKELE comes from the coding sequence GTGAAAAAATTCGATTCGCTTCGCGGTAAAGCCTTTTTCTTTCTCATGTTCATCTGGTTTGTCTGGTTCATGACGTTTACAGCGAGAAGCATCTTCTCACCCGTGCTTCCACTTATTGAAGACGAATTCGTCGTCACTCACGGCAGGGCAGCCTCGATCCTCGCGGTGAGCGGAATAGGCTATGGATTGTCTCTATTCTTTGCCGGAACAGTGGCAAGCTTTCTGGGCCCGAAAAAATCGATTCTCCTGTCTACCATCCTGTCGGGCGTCACCATGCTGCTCTTCTCCTTGGCGAGAACTTTTGAAGTCTACTACGTTCTGGCTTTCATCCTCGGCGTGGCGCTCGGTGTTTACATGCCGTCGGTCATGCCTCTTATCACCGATCATTATGAGGAGCGACTATGGAGCAAAGCCATCGGTATCCACGGCTCTGCACCGTCGGTCAGCGTCTTTTCCGCCCCTTTCATAGCACTCGGAATCCTCTCGCTTCTTCCATGGCGGGCAGTATTTGTGTTGCCGGGAATAGTCTTTCTTCTCTGTGGTCTCTTGTTTTACTTCGTTACCGATGAAGTAACACTCGGCAAAGAGAAACATTTTTTCATTGGAAGCCTTCTCAAGCAGAGGGCCATCTGGGTCATGGGCATCCTCTGGATATTTTCTGCCGGAGCAAACATCGGGCTCTACCTGGTAATCCCTCTTTACCTTGTGAAGGAGCTTTCACTGAACATCGATTATGCAAACACTATTTTTGGGTTTTCCAGGCTCGGCGGCGCAATCCTCACCATCGTGAGCGGCTTCTTCGTCGACCGGTTCAGCTTGAAGCGAGCTTGCTTCTTTCTGGTGGCATCCACCGGCATTCTGACGATGCTCCTCGCGATAAGCAGCGTGCGATGGACACCCCTCTTTTTGTTTCTGCAGGCCTGCATCTCGCCGACTTTCTTCCTTGTGGGGTTTGTGGCTCTGGCTAAGCTTTTCGACCGGGATCAGAGGGGACACGCTACCGGCTTTGTTGTCAGCATCGGCATACTCGGAACAGGCGTGGTGCCATACGTGGTAGGCCTCTCAGGTGATTATTGGAGCTTCAGAATCGGTATATTTCTCGTTGGAATGTTCACCGCTTTGTCGAGCGGCCTGCTCTACACGCTTAAAGAGCTCGAGTGA
- a CDS encoding nitroreductase family protein — protein MELLTAIRERRSVRKYKSKPVPEEILAEILNAARLAPSWANTQTWRFIVVKDQQVKQQLQETMRPVNPCREAFLQAPIIICVVCQKGQAGCRQGEALTNKGDTWYMFDAGLAMEHLVLAAWDQGLGTCHVGSFDAAKAEEILGVPHGYAIVEMTPLGYFDDQPEARPRKPLDEILYLNKYGEAYTK, from the coding sequence ATGGAACTGCTGACGGCCATACGGGAAAGAAGAAGCGTAAGGAAGTATAAGAGCAAACCCGTGCCGGAGGAGATTCTCGCGGAAATCCTTAACGCTGCGAGACTTGCCCCTTCCTGGGCCAACACACAGACGTGGCGTTTCATCGTAGTGAAGGATCAGCAGGTTAAACAGCAGTTGCAGGAGACAATGAGGCCTGTAAACCCTTGCAGGGAAGCCTTTCTGCAGGCCCCGATTATCATCTGCGTCGTGTGCCAGAAAGGTCAGGCAGGCTGCAGGCAGGGAGAAGCCTTAACAAACAAAGGGGATACCTGGTACATGTTCGACGCAGGCCTCGCAATGGAGCACCTGGTGCTCGCCGCTTGGGATCAGGGCTTGGGCACGTGCCACGTGGGCTCCTTTGACGCAGCCAAAGCTGAAGAGATTCTCGGTGTGCCCCACGGTTATGCGATTGTGGAAATGACGCCGCTCGGTTACTTTGATGACCAGCCTGAAGCGCGGCCACGCAAACCCCTTGACGAAATCCTCTATCTCAACAAATACGGAGAAGCCTACACAAAATGA